TTCGTGACATTGAAGAGACCTAATTCTACAACTTAAGCATAAAGGACCTTTGATTGACTTGTCAATCGACAGTTGAATCATCTAATTAACTTAAGAAACAAGAACCTTCCCTGCCAGtcatttgcttattttttttattttttgtccttTTCTAAAATAGCACAAAAGACCATAAAGTTCGATTTGCAGAATTCGTTGAAGAGAGCTGTGGGTGCTTTGAGCGATTTTCCTCAAGGTAAGCCTCTTTTTCTGCTTATGCATAACatactgatttttttgttcatattagTACTGGAAAACTGGGATGCTTATCCGTGAGCGCACTCGTAATCACTTAATTTCAACCATGGCTCCGGGTTTTTGTCGTTTCGCTGCGTTGCGTTGCGTCACTAAACCGGATAGGTATATAACGAATGACCTATGAATGAGACGCGGTTTGAAATATCACAGTGAATCATATTAGAGTCTATCGTTGcctattaattttaattaacagAAATTAATTTCAGTCTTAAAATCTTTTGATAATCAGGCCTGGccagggaggggggggggaattgtAGTGGGATCCCCGATATAACTGACATAAAAATGGTCTTCTATCCAGAAACGCCTTCAGGTAAAACAAATTTGTAATCATAGGAATACAACTACACTTGGTTGCATGACTGTACCTTTAGATGCCTAAATCGTCGAAATAGTCAAACTTTTTTCTCAATAGTGAGGAAAATATAGGATTCGACGGCAATTAGTTCAGTGTTACACAAATGATCGAGTCAGCTGCATATATTCCAGGGAACGAGAAAAACTTACTTTGTCCATTGATTCACAATTAATTTTGTTGGATAATCATTCAGAGAAGCTTAGCgcaaaaacttttttacaacAGTGTGGCTCTTTCCTTTGTAGTAATTAAATCTTTTCTCCCCATTTTCAATAAATGTTTTCCGGACGCTACTGGACACAACATCAGGAGAGGTTCTTGAGCGAAAATTAGGTTATTGTCTCTTCTATCAAAACACGCAAGAGAATACGATCATTTCaggttttcattttgtttgcttCTGTTTTGTGTGTCTTCCTTGCGTTTAGCTAACTCCATTTGATAAATAAACTATCTGCATCACATGCTTGCTTTGATTAAGTAACTTTTTACAATTGTGATCTTCGCGGTTGAACTTAAGTTAAGATGATTGAAACTTGGACATTTATTGTTCTTAGTCTTGCTGATTTCAATGATGCACCGGAAATTAAGGCGCGGTCCTCTCAAGATTGCTAAACTGGAAGGTTTTCAAATTCGCCTTCTAGCTTATATATGGGTTCCACGAATTACAGATACCTCTGTTATCCTTCCACTGGCATTTGATGGAATCgtttgatttttgtcattttcttgttgtaCGAAAGTACCACCCAGGAGGGGTTATTAATACTTGGGATTCagaaaaattatgtatttgTCTCCTCTACTAGAGCATGAGATGATTTCTTATGAGGTTTTTTTCGCTCCTACTTTGTCTGCAATCCTGTTTTGTTTGTCGCTCTTGCTGTAAAACTCCCGGTACGTTGTTTGCAAACCCTGTTTCGGGGTGCTTTCTGATTTTTCCCACCGCCACCTTACCTTCTCCAAAAGCATATGACTTATTCTgctcatgagaataaaaggCTGGTGCATCTCTAGCTAAATACTTAGGTTGCGGTTTTTACTTGACAACTATTATGTTTTAGTGGTAAGAGCCTGTTTAGACAATTCCGGTAGATAAACGATTTGTTATTGAACTCATCAATGTTTCAAACTGGAGTCTAAGTAAGGCAAATGAAACCAGTTATTCTCTCTTTCAGTTGATTTGCCCTAGCAATGTAATAATCAAGAAATTCTTTATGCCGGAGTTAACCTTTTAAGTTAATATCGTTATCTTTGGCCACACCCGTCCATTATGAGGCTTAGGCGAGTATTTAGTAAAGGTCATGGAAGGAAATTTTTCCCATTTGGGACCTCTGTTAGGGTGAAAAGCTAGCATTATAATTATGTTACATCTAGAGAGCGCATTTCCATGCGTTTTCATGCACCTTCCAATAGTATCTAGGAACTTTGAGCTGACTGCAGTTCGAAGTATATAACAAAGGGAAGTTCGAAACTTAATTATGAAACACTGATTCAGCGCACTTAATCTTCAGATCTCTGTTGTAATATTACAAAGCAAtaacaagaagaatttaaaatgattCCCTGTGGTGAATTTTTTATGGTATACTTGTCGTTATCACGTTACGTAAGATCGTCGCGCATAATCTTAACCGAGAATTTTTACAGCCACTGTTTTTGTTTCCGCtgctatttatttctttattgtgCTGGAAACtgatttttgtatttcaaaaggTGGTTAAATATTCGTTTTTTTCGATGAAACAGCCTTTAGCCCACATAGTTGCATGCTTTGACAAACTGTGTGACTTAGCTTCTTGGCTTAGGCGTGGGTTAAACAAAGACAGCGAAGAAAAGGAACAATGCAGTTATTCATAAATCAAAACGAATCATTGAACCTTTGAAAACAACAGGTTTTGTGCTTATATAGTAAACCAATCGCAAGTAATTCAATAAAACATAATGAAAATTGCACGTCTTATTTTTTCCTGTCAACTTTTCGattagaatgaaagaaaaataattgtgaTGAAACGGCCATTTTTTTGGACAACTCAATTTTAATAAACTTATGTCTTATCTGTAACAGCTATATGTGAATTCACTGATGGTTAGGATTATCATTATacttatcaattttttaaagctgaaatCGGTTATCATAATTTATAAACGATGTTTTGGAGTAACAGGAAAAGCTAGAAGCTGCAATTGAATTGTCATCTCACTGACCTAGCCTTAAACCTTTTTTGACGACAAAACTTGTCTGAGAGTGATTGAGAGAGAAGGAAGCCGGCTGTACTATCGATAAAGCAGTCACTTGATATTGGCTGAATCTTGGGAAGAAccaaggtaaatattttttggtttttgtgaaATAGTTATACTAATGTGATGATTCAATAGCTATAATCCATGATCTGTAGGAGAGAGTGAATAAAGCACAAAAATGATTATCTCATTGAAAGAAACTTCTTGCGGTTTGGTAATTGAGGTTATGAAGTTAGATTTCAGTATTGACGTAAGAATAACAAAATTATTCGTTCACTTTTTATCCGTCAAAATGATGTTAGCTAAAGACATGTGCAGTCGCTGAGTTATTTGATACCGTGCTAAATTTAACGCAGTCATTGAGGtccaaaagagggaaaaaattataGCGTGTTAAGCCATTTATTAAGTCACCGACGGATTGTGAGATACCTATATACCTAGGGGTAAGAATAGTGAAAAAGTCCTAAGTTTGCGGTTAACTAATTGTTTCTTCATGACCGTCAAGGTCACTAATCATTATTTTAGGATGCCTCGCTTAAAGTTTACCGGCGTTCTCGTTGTTTGAAATTGTATAATTACTGTGGAGTTTCCGATTACTCGGGTTTTATAATGCTAATGATGTTAGCTACACACATGTGCACTTGCTGAGTTATCTGATACCCTGATAAATTTAACGCAGTCATTAAGgtgcaaaaatcaaaatcaaaatgggTAAAACTCTTTGTTGAGTCATCGACAATCCACGAGCCGGTTTGTGATATACCTACATACCTAGGGGCAAGAGTAATGGAAATGTCTTAAGTTTGCGGTCAAGTAATTGTTTCTTCCTGACCGTCAATACTAATAATCATGTTGTTGCTAAATTATGTTGGGATGTCTCGCTTAAAATTTACCGGCGTTTTCGTTGTTTGAAATTTATAACTACTATGGAGTTTCCGATTTTTCGGGTGTTATGGTGCATGCCATACACAGATTGATATgtagaaacagaacaaaacaaaacaaaacaaaacgcaTCATTTATTTCttcgatggctgttttgaactaaGTTATGTTGGTCATAATAGTCATAATTATGCGTGGTTGGTAGTCTGAATCTACTGAATGAGTTAGTTAATTGAGTTCATCGCAGTTTCTTCTTGTTGCCATTATTCAAGTTTATTCTTCACCTTAAactgtttgatttattttcactGCGGCTGTTATTCCTTTACACGAAATAAACCTTGAGGTTACATGGATCTAcctaataacaataacaaacgCGAAGCAATTCTATAACTTCACACCTGTGGAGTTTTTAAGGACAGAAAATGACCTCCTTCAAAGTGCCTGATCACTGTCTCGCTgagatttaaaactgaaatattgaaatttaaagaacaTCCGTTGGACTTTGAAAGTTAAAATCGCATCTCTTTGAGACAGAAAGCCTCCTTGCCTCTTCATTTTGCCTGATACCATTATATACCAAAAGgagacaattttaaaaagcCGGTAGTGTTTTTTAAGAGACGAAGGAAAACCAACGCTTATTTTAAAGCGATCTTCTTCTTTAATGACCATATACAACGAGGAATGGGCTTACCCAAAACTTTCAAaccatttcttttactttcataAAATTAGATAATCATTTCGTCTCGGTAATGCGTTCCGTTCTTGTCGTATGTAATTTATTCTCCTTTCTACGTATCTGGTATTCAGTGAAAACTAAATGTCACCTGTTAACACTCACAGTctaaaatatcaaataaagagGCAGAAAATGGCATAGGAAGGTTCTTAGCCTTTCACGAGTTGACGTTCGATTGATCCCAGAGCCATTCAACTAACATAACAGCCTTGGTCTCGACTTCGTTGAAATCAACTGCTGCATCCTCCACATGTGTTCTCAGCGCTTGTGCTTTATCGGTTTCTTCAACGCTTTCATCTGATTTGCCATCTGCAGGAAGGCTTATAAGATTCGCGCGATTGCAATCAAAAGACCCCTTGTCTCTGGGAAATAACTTTGCTGGATTGTCTGTTTCATCAAAAGTGAGTTTGTCCGACTGCTTACTTGGTGGGTTAATGAAGCCTGCACACACCAACGAAGGCAAAGGATGAGCCACTTCTGTTTGCGATTCACGACCTTCCACCAAGTTTACTCTTGATAGAAAGGCGGTCGTGTGAAGttctgttgtattttcttttgagaTCGGAAGGGAGAGCCTTCTGGAATCGTTCACTGCTCGTTTGATTCGTGGAAGTGAGGATTTCGTACCCGTAAGAGAAAATGATGCGTCAGTAACTTCTTCATTAACCCACGGCTTTTCCATGCTTGAAGTTAGTCCAGTTTCCCTTCTCTCGTAATCTTTCCCTGAGTGTATCCTGTTGAGACTTGCAGCTTTCTCAAATGGAgaaatattacatgttacaggGGATGTTGGTAGCGTAGGAAAACGAGCCAGCCTTGTTCTCAAATCACTGTTTGTTTCTTCAGCTGTGGCCTTTTCTTCCTCTCGAGGCTTAGGGTGAAATTTAAAGCCGTCGTTAAAGGGAAATTCAGACTCTTCTATTAAGTAATGCCTGGAGGAGCTGTAAGGCGAATCAAGAGAATGTCTTTTACCAGTTCGAAAGTTTCTTGGCAGTTCTGCAACAGAAGAAGTGTGCCTTATCCTTTCAACGGAAGTAATAATTTCCGTTAAAGACGTCTCTGGAAGCGAAGAAATACGCCGTCTAGTTCTAGGCTGAAACAGTTTTGTCTCATCCATGTTTCTTCTATCCGGCTTTCTTAATTAAAGTTCCTTGTAGGATTCTGACAGAGTAGATCCTTGTGATAATATGCAGCATATAAAGATCGACCACCTGACTCTTATAGGAGAATGTTTTTGACAAAGGTCTAAGAGTCCTTTGTTTGGCTAGACACTGCGTTAACTTTTCTGAATGTTTAATACTTCTACACCTGTCGTCTCCCGGAAATAAGGTGGCTCTGTAATCGCCGTTGATAGTCTCTTTTTGTTGCTTTGTTAGTTCCCATAGTCCAAGGTCTACTATTGACAAATGTTTCCCCTGGCCAAAAATAATGGCTAAAGAAAACAGATTCTTGAAAGCCGATCACAAGATTGCATCAAACAATGGAAACGAGTTCCATTTCCAGGAGTGCTTCTTTACCCTTGGTCAATTTTCACATATTGCAACAAATATGGTTGTTTTTGGACGCAAGTGACAGTGGAATATTAGAATCAAAACCGCATGAAAGGAAAGGTCGTTGGCCGCTTAAATTAATGGGAcattatgattaaaattagacAATATGACATTTCGACGCGATTGTGTTGTTAAGAATAATGCGTATTCATTAGCAACCTTAAATGGAATTTAAAGATGCCAAAAAGTTCTTGAACTTTAGTTATAATTACCAATCGCAATTCTTTAGCTGCATAGCTGCATATATTTCCCACGCTTATCGACCACAGAGACAACTGGGCTATTGTTCAGgacaataatatttaaaaaaagcattCAATTATATTTACTCGTGACTTTACTTCAACGTCGATATTGAACTTCACTCAATTCAATACTTTTCACCATCAAATCACTTGCCTCAATAAAGTCCGAGAGTAATGGTGGTACAGGACGTCAGTTCCCGTTCTCTAAAATATCCGAATAACAATCATTCCCATATATTAGGGAGTGTTGAAATTTCCCTTTTCTGAGCAAAAAGATTGGTCAATCGTACCTTGGTCCCTGTGCAAAAGCCAATTTAATTACGATAGATTGTCCTTGTTCAGTCAACTGAAGGCGGAAACGTATGACCAATATATTTGTTTGTGTTGATTTAGTAGAAATATTCTTATTCTCTTACATGGTTTTAACTGAAGAATTATAAGAAATAAAGTGAGTATTACTGAATTATGCCCTTGCAACAACGTAAGGGTGTACCAACAGATTGATTCCAAAGTTTCTGATCTTGCTCGTGATAAGGTtcatttgcttttgtgtttattccTCCTTGCGCATGGTCGCTTTAGGCGCAATTTGGCTATGGTTCCGGAAGAGTGACCACCCTATACGTGTCGAAAAACAAGAATGCTATCAAACAACTGTATTGTGATTccttcgaaagaaaaaaatgaagatattttatttattcaataatGAGTTTCAGTACAAGAAAGAGAGTGTCGACACAAGCTTGGAACTTGAGTAATCTCACGCTCTTTGTTGACGTTCTTTGTTGATATTGAAATATCCTAGTGTTCAGTCCATGACATTTGACAAATGGTTGCACTACCAGTCTGCACCCAGGGTTTCCAAAccaaaataaagggaaaattctgaaacaggaaaaattaaatttcgcAAGTTGCGCAGTGTAAAAGTTCATAAGTTCTACACTGCATCATCTCTCTATGCGTAGGACATATTTATGATTCGGGTCACTGGCGTGTATCAATTTTGCAGATCAGCAGAGCGTTTGAGTATCACGAATCTTCGTGACCATGGACAGCATTCTTCACGTCCTGTTAAATATCGATCTGTAAGGGTAGAAATGagctttttggaaaagaaacgATCATTAACGAGCGAAATCGCCGATGAAACTACAAAGAAAAACGGTTTTGAGGAACGGAGACTGCAAAAAAGACTTCAAGACATCGAGCGAAGCGCtttgaaacaacaaaagaaacgtAGCAACGAACAACTCGAATACGCTCTTGAAAACCTTTCCCTTGAAGATGTCAACGCATTCAACAGCCTCACAAGGAAGATTCTTAAATCCAGCTTTCTTCCTCCGATTAACCAAAAGCCAGCAGGTGGCTCAGGTGAAGGAAAACGTGGAAACAGGAATGAGATCTTAGCAGAAAGGCTTAGAGGCTCGAGAATGATCCATAGCTATCTTGATAAGCAGAAACAAAGATGGTTGACGAGAAGTTTGTCGGTTGACTCAGGACTCATTCCTCTTTCTGGAAATCGAACTGTGGAGGAAACGGAGTTGAAACCT
This region of Pocillopora verrucosa isolate sample1 chromosome 3, ASM3666991v2, whole genome shotgun sequence genomic DNA includes:
- the LOC131774466 gene encoding uncharacterized protein, with amino-acid sequence MIRVTGVYQFCRSAERLSITNLRDHGQHSSRPVKYRSVRVEMSFLEKKRSLTSEIADETTKKNGFEERRLQKRLQDIERSALKQQKKRSNEQLEYALENLSLEDVNAFNSLTRKILKSSFLPPINQKPAGGSGEGKRGNRNEILAERLRGSRMIHSYLDKQKQRWLTRSLSVDSGLIPLSGNRTVEETELKPGPYSAFVKRQLAGSLSDVSCPTVFAGAVTNFSHVAQEGRKFEDIKSIQNTRRVDFADDIKEQLERSRSKPTLRKRQSNHHLSCQPKIQHSCLSDAIVYKLEMRKRERLKLYQQSGDSCT